The genomic stretch GCGTGACGGCCAGTTTCCAGTCCGTCACCCGCTGCTTCGACGCCGATCAATTGCACCGATGTGTCGTCAATGTACGGGTAAAAGATGCCCATCGCATTCGATCCACCGCCAACGCACGCGATTACGGCGTCCGGCTGGCGGCCGACCAGTTCCGGCATCTGCACCTTGCACTCATCGCCGATCACGCGCTGGAAGTCGCGCACCATCATCGGATAAGGATGCGGTCCCGCGACCGTACCGATAATGTAGAAGGTGTTTTCGACGTTGGTGACCCAGTCGCGCATCGCTTCGTTGAGCGCATCCTTCAGCGTCCGCGAACCGGACTCGACCGGCACGACAGTCGCGCCGAGCAGCTTCATCCGGTACACGTTGGCGGCCTGACGGCGGACGTCTTCGGCGCCCATATAGACGACGCATTCCATGCCAAAACGCGCCGCAATGGTCGCCGTTGCGACGCCGTGCTGGCCCGCGCCGGTTTCCGCGATCACGCGCGGTTTGCCCATACGCCTGGCAAGCAGCGCCTGGCCGATCACGTTATTGACTTTGTGAGCACCGGTGTGATTCAGGTCTTCGCGCTTCAGGAAAACCTGCGCGCCACCGAGCAGTTCGCTCCAGCGTTGCGCGTGATAAATCGGCGACGGACGGCCAACGAAGTACTTCAGCTCGCGCTCGTATTCAGCGACGAATTCCGGGTCTTTCTGATATTTCTCGTACGCGGCACGCAACTCGTCGAGCGCGTGAACCAGCGTTTCGGCGACGAACACGCCGCCATATTGGCCGAAGTGGCCCCTTTCGTCAGGCAAGTTATACATAACGATCACTCTTCTCAGTGTGGCGCGCGGAGTTCATGCGAGAAAACCGCGCCACCAGAATCATTCGGCGTCCGCTTCGCGCACTGCGCGTACGAACGCCGCCATCCGGGCGTGATCCTTCACGCCCTTGGCGCCCGGCACCTCGATGCCGCTCGAGACATCGACCGCGTACGGGCGCACGCGATGGATCGCGTCACTGACGTTTTGCGCGTTCAACCCACCACTCAAAACGGCCCGACGCGCGAGCTCTGCTGGAATAAGTGACCAATCGAAAACCTTCCCGCCGCCGCCATAACCTTCGACATGGGTGTCGAACAGAAGGCCGCTGGCTGCTGAATAGTTAAGCGCCGATTTTACCAAATCAGCGGGCTGAGTATCCGCCGCGATGCGCAACGCGCGCAACCAAGGCAAACCCGCAAAGCTGGCGAGCGATTCGCACTGCTCCGCGGTCTCGTCGCCGTGGAATTGCAGCAGCGTAAGCCCGACATTGCTTCCGACTTCGCGGACCCAGTCCGGCGTCGCGTTGACGAACAAGCCGACTACCGATACGAACGGCGGCACGTCGTGCACCAGCTCGACCGCCTGCGCCACGCTGACCGAGCGCGGACTGGGGGGATAGAACACGAGGCCGATCGCGTCAGCGCCGAGGTCGATCGCGTGCGTTACATCTTCAGGCTTCGACAAGCCGCAGAGCTTGATACGCGTGCGGCGCGGCGCGGCTTGACGCGGTTCGCCGGCTTGGGCTTCGGCCGCCAGGTTTTCGGTTGAATTCATGATTCCGGTTGCTCGCTCCATACGGTACTCCACGGCACGCTGCCGGTCTGCGGCGCGGGCACGGCGAATTGCTCAGGATAGCCCACCTGCGCCAGGTACAGGCCGTCCGGCATGAAGGTCGGCGCGGCGCAATCACGATCGCCGCTGGCGAGAACTTCTGCTATCCATTCGACCGGATGGCGTCCGCGGCCGACAGCAACGAGGCATCCCATCAGGTTGCGCACCATGTGATGCAGAAACGCGTTCGCTCGAAAGCGGAAATGGATGAAGTCGCCCTGTTGCCGCAAGTCGATCTGATACAGATGCTTGACCGGCGTTTTCGCCTGACATTGCGACGAACGGAACGCAGAAAAATCGTGTTCGCCGATCAGGAAGACAGCGGCGGCACGCATCGCGTCGACGTCGAGCGGCATGTGCACCCAACCGGCCCGCGTGGCCAGCATCGGCGAGCGCACCGGGTTCACGTACAGCACGTAATGATAAGTCCGCTCGAACGCCGAGAAACGCGCGTGGAACTCGTCGGGCATCGGCTTCGCCCACTGCACGGAGATGGTGTGCGGCAGAAACGCGTTGGTGCCGCGAACCCATGAAAAATCCGCGCGATCGAGTTCGGTATCGAAATGCACGACCTGGCCGAGACCGTGCACGCCCGTATCCGTACGACCCGCGACGACCGTTTGCACCGTCGTCTGCGCGAACTCGCGAAGCGCCCGTTCGAGTTCGTCCTGCACCGTCTTGCCGTGCGGCTGCGACTGCCAACCGCAGAATGCCGAGCCGTCGTACTGGACGCCTAAAGCGATACGCTTCTTCACGACAACGGTGCGAGCGTCGAGAGCAACGTGCGGGCTTCGATGCGCGTGGCCGGATCGTTCGCTTCGATCACTTCGTTGATGAGCGCGCGCGCACCGGACAAGTCGCCGAGGTCGATGTATTCGGCGGCCAGATCGAGCTTGTTGCGGGCGATGCGCTTGAGATCGGCCTGCGTGAAAGCCGGTAGCGGCTGAGCGGGGCTCGGCGGCAACTCGAGGTCGAAGTCCAGGTTCAGCGCGCCGAAGCCAGCCGCGCCGAGGCCCGCAACCGCCGCGTGGCCTGCCGTGCCAGAGGCGATTTCATTGGCGATATGCGGGGCATCGTCGTCCGCATCGTGAGGCGCAACTGCCTGGTGCGCGGCAGTCTCCGGGGACGCAACCGGCTGCGTCGCGAGCGATGCGGGCGCGATCGCGGCGGCATCGCTCGATTCGACGCGCGGCGGCAATGGCATGTCGAGACTGCTGAACGCATCGACGGCATCGCGGGGAAATTCGGTCGGCACCGCCGGCGCGGGCTGAGCTTGCGCGGCGGGAGCCTGCTCGAAGTGTGGTGCGCTCGCTGGCGATGTGTCCTGTGACGAGAACGGCGCTGCGGGCGCCGGATGCGTCGACGCGTCGCTGTCCGGCTGGCCGAACGGCGAAGTCGTGTGCGGCTCGACGTACTGCTGCGTAAAATCGACTGCCGGTTGCGGCACGTTCAGATCGTCGTGCGGCTTCGTGAGCGGCGCAGCTGGCTCGTCGTCCCATTGCAGACGGCGGGGTGGCAGCTCCTCTTGATGCAGGACCTCGCTGACCGGCTCGAGCGGCGTCATCGGCAACGCTTCGGCGCCGAGTTCGGCGGCGGCGGCAATGCTTGCGGCTGTGGTCGCGCCGTCGAAGTTTTCGTGATTGGCCGGCGGAATGGGTTCGGACGTAAAGCCGCCGTGAGCGGCTGGCGAGACGTCGGGGGTCGGTTGCGCTGGTTCGAAGGGCGCGGGCGTCGACTGGCGCTCTTGCCAGGGGTGCTCGGACGCGGCGGGCTCTTGCGCCGGGAAGGGGGCGCTGGTCGTTTCGGGTTGGAGGGCCGCTGCTTCGCGTTCTGCTGTCGCACCGTCTGCTGTCGCACGTTCTGCTGCTAGCTCCGCTGCATGTTCTGCCGCCTCGCGTTCTGCCTCCGCACGCTCCGCTGCCTCACGCTCCCGCGCTGCTGCTTGTCGCTGTTCCGCTTCACGTTCCGCCGCGGCACGTTCTGCGGCTTCCCGCGCCGCCGCCTCGCCTTCTGCGGCCTCACGCTCTGCTTCCACCAGTGCCGCCGCGCGCTGCATCGCTACGTCGTCGCTCACGTCTGCCGATTCGCTCACGGGAAGCTGTTCACGCGTCGAAGCGATCTCCTGCGCGCCCGCCGCTCGCGCTGACGCCGTCACGTTATCGTCTGCACGCGTAGCTTCAGCCGACGCAATCCCCTCGCGCTTACGGCGACGCAGACGCAGAGCCGCCAGCAATGCGACCAACGCTGCGCCAACCGCCGCCGCCACGCTCAAATTCGTTTGCGACATCGCGGGTTCGTTCGACGTGGAATTCGCCGCACCGCTATGACCGGCCACGACCGCCGCGGACGATGCCCCCATCGACGGCTGCGCGCCGGTCGAGGCGGTGCCCGTCGCTGTCGTCGAACCGCCGATGCCGTGCTTCTGCAACTCCATCAGCACACGGTTTTTCAGCGCAAGCAATTGCTGCAAGCTCGATACCTGGGCATGCGCTTGCGACGCCGGCTGAGCGACCGTGGCTGGAGCAGCCGTTGCGCCAGGCGCCGATGCTCCTTCGGCTGGCTCGCTGGCGGAAGGCTGGATCGACCCGGACCAGACATTTGCGCCGCTGGCCGGCAGGGTGGCCGAAGCGGCCGCCTGCGAACCCGCTAGCGGCGCGGACGAAACCGCGCCCGTCACGGCTGCGCCACCCGCCGACACCGCGCTCGCCCCCGGCGTCGCGGGGGTTGCCTGGGGCGCTGCGCTGACAACGCTCGTCACTGCGGGTGTTGCGGGCGCTGCAGCGTGAGCCGCGGCGCTTGCCGCGCTCGCTGCCGCGGCATTGACCTGCGCTCCCCCGCTCGCCGCACCAACCGCCGCTGCCACGTTCGACGCGGAGGCAGGCGCAGGGGCGGATGCAGCAACAGCCGCAGCCCCCGCACTCGCCGACGAAGCCGCCAAGGCCCCGGAGGCATCCAGCGCCGGCACCGTCAACAGAGCACCCATGCGCATCCGGCTCGGGTCATGGCTCATGAAGGCGTTCGGATTCGAATCGAACAACGCGCGTGAGGCGCGCGCGAGCGTCGCCCGGTCGTGCGATTGCGTGACGGCAATCGCCACATCGTTCAGCGACTGCCCAGGCCGAACCGTGTACTGACTGCCTGCGGCATATGACGTGGACGCGGAAGCCGACGCGCCCTCGGACGCGCTCGCGGCGTCGCCGGGCGCGGCCAGCGCGTTACCTGCGCCGGCGCCAACGCCGGCCACCGCGAAAGCCAAAGCAGCCGCGGCCGCCGCCAACCGGCCTGCACGTTGATGAATAAACATAGCCCGAAGGGAAGAGAGTCGAAGGTTCATCGGGACTCCTGGCGCATCAGCGCGCAGCCCTTGTTTGCGGTTGGAAAGAGACAAGATAATCGGGGCACACAATGAAAAAAGCGTCGCGGGAAATGCGACGCTTTTTGAGTTTTCTACGCGTCGTGAACGCGTAGTTTACTTTACTTGTCGAGCACAATGCGAAGCATGCGACGCAGCGGTTCGGCCGCGCCCCACAGCAGCTGATCGCCGACCGTGAAGGCCGACAGATATTCGCCGCCCATTGCCAGCTTGCGCACACGGCCGACCGGCACCGTCAGCGTGCCCGTCACCACCGCGGGGGACAGATCGCGCATCGACGCTTCACGCTCGTTCGGCACGACCTTGACCCAGTCGTTGCCCGACGCGAGGATGCTGTTCACTTCGTCCAGCGGCACGTCCTTGTTCAGCTTGATGGTCAGCGCCTGCGAGTGGCAGCGCATGGCGCCGATCCGCACGCAGAGGCCATCCACCGGAATCGAACCCGGCGCGCCCATGGCCGGCTTGCCGAGGATCTTGTTGGTCTCGGCGCCGCCCTTCCATTCTTCTTTCGACATGCCGTTGCCGAGATCCTTGTCGATCCACGGAATCAGCGAGCCGGCGAGCGGAACGCCGAAGTTGTCCGTCGGCATACGGTCGCTGTTCATCGCGCTCAGCACGCGGCGGTCGATATCGAGAATCGCCGACGACGGATCCGCCAGATCTTCCTTGGCCGCGCCGTACAGCGTGCCCATTTGTTGCAGCAGTTCGCGCATGTTCTGCGCGCCCGCGCCCGAAGCAGCCTGGTACGTCATGGCCGTCATCCAGTCGACGAGGTTTTCGCGGAACAGGCCGCCGAGCGCCATCAGCATCAGGCTGACCGTGCAGTTGCCGCCGATGAAATTCTTCTGGCCCTTGACCAGCGCGTTCTTGATCACGTCGAGGTTGACCGGATCGAGAATGATGACCGCGTCGTCCTTCATGCGCAGCGACGAAGCCGCGTCGATCCAGTAGCCGTTCCAGCCCGCTGCGCGCAGCTTCGGGAACACTTCATTCGTGTAATCGCCGCCCTGGCAGGAGATGATCGCTTCGCACTTCTTCAGGTCTTCGATGCTTGTAGCATCTTTGAGCTTGGTCTCGTTTTTGGCGAACGACGGCGCGTTGCCGCCCGCATTGCTGGTGCTGAAAAACACCGGTTCGATCAAGTCGAAATCGCCTTCCTGCTGCATACGTTGCATCAGGACGCTGCCGACCATACCGCGCCAACCTACGAGACCTACGTTCATGACTTCATACCCTTCGAGTGGAAACTTCCCCGCATCTTTGCCCGCAGTGACCGCGCGGGGAAGATGAGCGGGCACGACGGACGATCAGCGTTTCGTGATCGTTTTCGGGGTAATCGTTTTGATGGTAATGGCGAACTCAACCACACGGGCCGTTTTGCCGTGCAGTTCGGAAATCGAGGAGATTTGGGAGATCTGCGCCATCGCTACAATATACACGAAAACCGGAATCTGGCGACGCCATCGTCCGTATTACGCGCGAATTGGCCTGTTTTCGAGGCCAATTCGCGTTTTAAAGGCCGTTTGAGGACCTAACGACTGCTTGGGCTTAAACGCTTTACAGCGCGGCGACCACCGCGTCGCCCATTGCTGCGGTGCCGACTTGCTGGCAGCCCGGCGTCAGAATGTCGCCAGTGCGGAAGCCTTGCTCGAG from Paraburkholderia sp. IMGN_8 encodes the following:
- the trpB gene encoding tryptophan synthase subunit beta; protein product: MYNLPDERGHFGQYGGVFVAETLVHALDELRAAYEKYQKDPEFVAEYERELKYFVGRPSPIYHAQRWSELLGGAQVFLKREDLNHTGAHKVNNVIGQALLARRMGKPRVIAETGAGQHGVATATIAARFGMECVVYMGAEDVRRQAANVYRMKLLGATVVPVESGSRTLKDALNEAMRDWVTNVENTFYIIGTVAGPHPYPMMVRDFQRVIGDECKVQMPELVGRQPDAVIACVGGGSNAMGIFYPYIDDTSVQLIGVEAAGDGLETGRHAASLIGGSPGVLHGNRTYLLQDENGQIIETHSVSAGLDYPGVGPEHAWLKDSKRAQYVGITDEEALKAFHDCCRIEGIIPALESSHALAYAAKLAPTLPKDKYLLVNLSGRGDKDMHTVAERSGIQF
- a CDS encoding phosphoribosylanthranilate isomerase codes for the protein MNSTENLAAEAQAGEPRQAAPRRTRIKLCGLSKPEDVTHAIDLGADAIGLVFYPPSPRSVSVAQAVELVHDVPPFVSVVGLFVNATPDWVREVGSNVGLTLLQFHGDETAEQCESLASFAGLPWLRALRIAADTQPADLVKSALNYSAASGLLFDTHVEGYGGGGKVFDWSLIPAELARRAVLSGGLNAQNVSDAIHRVRPYAVDVSSGIEVPGAKGVKDHARMAAFVRAVREADAE
- the asd gene encoding aspartate-semialdehyde dehydrogenase; the protein is MNVGLVGWRGMVGSVLMQRMQQEGDFDLIEPVFFSTSNAGGNAPSFAKNETKLKDATSIEDLKKCEAIISCQGGDYTNEVFPKLRAAGWNGYWIDAASSLRMKDDAVIILDPVNLDVIKNALVKGQKNFIGGNCTVSLMLMALGGLFRENLVDWMTAMTYQAASGAGAQNMRELLQQMGTLYGAAKEDLADPSSAILDIDRRVLSAMNSDRMPTDNFGVPLAGSLIPWIDKDLGNGMSKEEWKGGAETNKILGKPAMGAPGSIPVDGLCVRIGAMRCHSQALTIKLNKDVPLDEVNSILASGNDWVKVVPNEREASMRDLSPAVVTGTLTVPVGRVRKLAMGGEYLSAFTVGDQLLWGAAEPLRRMLRIVLDK
- a CDS encoding FimV/HubP family polar landmark protein; the encoded protein is MNLRLSSLRAMFIHQRAGRLAAAAAALAFAVAGVGAGAGNALAAPGDAASASEGASASASTSYAAGSQYTVRPGQSLNDVAIAVTQSHDRATLARASRALFDSNPNAFMSHDPSRMRMGALLTVPALDASGALAASSASAGAAAVAASAPAPASASNVAAAVGAASGGAQVNAAAASAASAAAHAAAPATPAVTSVVSAAPQATPATPGASAVSAGGAAVTGAVSSAPLAGSQAAASATLPASGANVWSGSIQPSASEPAEGASAPGATAAPATVAQPASQAHAQVSSLQQLLALKNRVLMELQKHGIGGSTTATGTASTGAQPSMGASSAAVVAGHSGAANSTSNEPAMSQTNLSVAAAVGAALVALLAALRLRRRKREGIASAEATRADDNVTASARAAGAQEIASTREQLPVSESADVSDDVAMQRAAALVEAEREAAEGEAAAREAAERAAAEREAEQRQAAAREREAAERAEAEREAAEHAAELAAERATADGATAEREAAALQPETTSAPFPAQEPAASEHPWQERQSTPAPFEPAQPTPDVSPAAHGGFTSEPIPPANHENFDGATTAASIAAAAELGAEALPMTPLEPVSEVLHQEELPPRRLQWDDEPAAPLTKPHDDLNVPQPAVDFTQQYVEPHTTSPFGQPDSDASTHPAPAAPFSSQDTSPASAPHFEQAPAAQAQPAPAVPTEFPRDAVDAFSSLDMPLPPRVESSDAAAIAPASLATQPVASPETAAHQAVAPHDADDDAPHIANEIASGTAGHAAVAGLGAAGFGALNLDFDLELPPSPAQPLPAFTQADLKRIARNKLDLAAEYIDLGDLSGARALINEVIEANDPATRIEARTLLSTLAPLS
- the truA gene encoding tRNA pseudouridine(38-40) synthase TruA translates to MKKRIALGVQYDGSAFCGWQSQPHGKTVQDELERALREFAQTTVQTVVAGRTDTGVHGLGQVVHFDTELDRADFSWVRGTNAFLPHTISVQWAKPMPDEFHARFSAFERTYHYVLYVNPVRSPMLATRAGWVHMPLDVDAMRAAAVFLIGEHDFSAFRSSQCQAKTPVKHLYQIDLRQQGDFIHFRFRANAFLHHMVRNLMGCLVAVGRGRHPVEWIAEVLASGDRDCAAPTFMPDGLYLAQVGYPEQFAVPAPQTGSVPWSTVWSEQPES